Below is a window of Candidatus Paceibacterota bacterium DNA.
GTTCTTAAGGTATGCGAAGAGACCCTTCCCTCTCACCACACGATTAACAAGCGCATCCTCCATACTATTCCCATCTCATACAAAGTAGACGGAAAAGTAATCCTCAGTCGTCCACAAGGATTAAAAGGAGCAAAACTCGAAGCACGTGTACTCTTTGTATCTTGCGTCGATCAACATTTGAACGATCTCGTTGAAGCATTGAATAACGCCGGACTTGAAGTTGAAGATGTCATGGCGTCCCCACTTGCAGCAAGCTTAGTCACACTTACAAAAGCTCAGAAAATTGCTGGCTGCGTCCTTGCAAATATCGGCGCTGAGACAGCTTCTATTGTTGTCTTTGAAAATAGCGTACCAATTTCACTTGAAGTGTTTCCAATTGGTGGCATTGATATAACTCACGATATTGCACTTGGCATGCGTATTCCGATTGACGAAGCTGAGAGTATTAAACGTGGAAAGAAAGAACATAATTTTCCAAAGAAAAAACTCGATGACATCATTGCTGCACGTCTCACAGATATTTTTGAGCTTATCGAAGCGCATTTAAAAAAGATTGGGAAAAGCGGACTTCTTCCCGCTGGAGTAGTTCTCACTGGTGGAAGTTCTGGAGTTACCTCAATTGAAGACATCGCAAGAGCCACCCTTAAACTTCCTGCACGTACTGCAAAGAGTATAAATATCAAAAACGAAAAAACAGTTCAAGATTCATTTTGGTCAGTTGCATATGGCCTTTGTCTCTTTGGAATTAACCATGAATCAGCTGAATCGCTTGGTATGCGAGTATTTGAACCAATTCGAAAAGGATTCATTGAGTGGATTAGACAATTTTTGCCATAAAACTTCGAAATAAACTAAAAAAAAGTCAATATTGTTGGCTGTCATTTAGCTATCCTCTATGGTATAGTCAACGCATTAATCTAGTCACGATATGCCACAAGTAAAACCAGAAGTTGAAGCATTTGCACGAATCAAAGTGCTTGGCGTTGGAGGATCCGGAAAGAACGCCCTTAACCACATGATTAACTCCAAAGTTAAAGGAGTTGATTTCATTGCAGTTAATACAGACGCTCAAGATCTTCATAATTCTCTTGCTACTAAAAAAATCCATATTGGAAAGAATGTGACAAAGGGTCTTGGTGCTGGAATGAATCCTGAGGTTGGAAAGCGAGCAGCAGAAGAAACTCAGGAAGAAATTCGTGAAACTATCAAAGGCGCAGACATGGTCTTCGTTGCTGGTGGAGTTGGAGGTGGAACATTTACTGGTGCTGGTCCAGTAGTTGCACGTCTCGCAAAAGAAATGGGCGCACTCACTATTAGCGTCGTTACAAAACCATTCACATTTGAAGGACAACAGCGTATGCGTAACGCTGACCTCGGTCTTGAAGAACTACGGCACGCAGTTGATGCGCTTGTTGTTATTCCTAACGACAAGATTCTCGCCGTCATTGGAAAAGATACAACTGCCAAGAATGGATTCGCACTTTGTGATGAAGTCCTAAAACAAGCTGTTGAAGGTATTTCAGACTTGATTACAACTCCAGGATTCATTAACGTTGACTTCGCTGATATCCGAGCCATACTTGAAAACGCAGGATCAGCACTTATGGGTGTTGGAACAGCAACTGGTGAAAAGCGTGCTGAAGAAGCTGCACGAGCGGCAATCAACTCTCCTCTTATCGACCTTTCTATCCACGGAGCAAAGGGCGTACTCTTCTCTATCGCTGGCGGTGATGACCTTACTATGTTTGAGATCCAAGATGCTGCCAAGGTAATCACTGAATCAGTTGATCCAAATGCCAAGGTGATCTTCGGAACTGTATTTGATACAAAACTCAAGAAAAACGAAATCAAGGTTACTGTTATTGCATCAGGATTTCCTGATTCAACACCACGAAAGACACTCTTCTCTAGCGCAACAAACGCAGCAATAAATACAAACGCTGGAATGCCTGCTCCCGATGATTCTGATGACCGAAACAAAGGCCGTATCTTTAATTCAATTTTCAACAATCAATCACCTTCACAAGCTAGCAACGCTGCATCACAACCATTTCCTTCAGCTTCTTCTCGCATTGAAAAGCCTGTAGAAAAAATCGAAGAGAAAAAGCCTCGTATTGAAGATGACGAGGATGATGACTGGGGCGCAATTCCTGCTTTCCTTCGCCGTTCGAAAGTTAAATAATATTAAATTCTTTTCATGACGCTTGATCTAGTGATCATTGGTGGTGGACCTGCTGGCGTAGGTGCGGCAGTTTATGCTGCTCGAAAACGATTACGCACTGCACTTGTAACTCCACATTTTGAGGGTCAGAGCACAGTCTCAGAGAAAATTGAAAACTGGATTGGTACTCCAGAAATATCAGGAGCAGAACTTTCAAAACAACTCCAAGCGCATGCAAAAGCGTACGAGGGTGAGTGGCTTGAGATTATTGAGAAAGACAAAGCAACATATGTCACCCGTAAACGCGGGGCTTTTGTCGTAACTACACAAGAAGGAAAAACTCTTGAGACTCACGCGGTACTCATTGTTACTGGTAGCTCACGAAGAAAAATTACCGTTCCAGGCTCAGACCGTTTTGAAAACAAAGGAATCGTATATTGCGCATCATGTGACGGACCACTATTTGCTGGAATGGATCTGATGGTAATTGGTGGAGGTAACGCAGCATTCGAAACAGCAATGCAGCTTCTTTCATATGCAACAACAGTAACTATCGTGCACCGTAGTGAAACATTTAGGGCTGATGCAATTACAGTTGAAAAGGTACTGTCGCACCCAAATATTCGAATCATTAAGAACGCAGAAATTGTTGAAGTAAAAGGAACATCATTTGTAGAAAGCGCTATCGTCAAAGACGTAAAGACTGATATTAAAAAAGAAATACCTGTTAAAGGAGTGTTTGTAGAGATTGGATCAGTACCGAACACAGATCTTGCAGCTGACATTGTAAAGCGCGATGAGTATAACCGCATAACTATTAACGCGCGCAACCAACGCACATCAAGAGCTGGTATCTGGGCTGCCGGTGACTGTACTGACGCACTATTTCAACAAAACAACATTGCAGTAGGTGATGCAATCAAAGCAGTGGAAGACATTTTCATGTGGGTCAAACACCACGAACACCACAAGAATTCACCTGAGAGTACTCACTCGGAATCAACAGAAGAAACACAGTAAACAAAAACACCTCCAATTGGAGGTGTTTTTGTTTACGAGAAACGTATTAGTTTTCTTCTCGAAGACCATGGAGGAATCGTGCTGCTTCTTCCTTACCACCTAGACCAAATGCAAGGGCCAGTGCAAGCACTATACCTGCTGTAAGGATCTGGATAAGCTCAGGAGCAATACCAAGTTGCAAGAGTGCTGCCATCACTGAGAAGGCAATGATTGCATACTTTGCAATTGAAGCTAAACGCTTACGATTCTTTGTGTTGACCTGTGACGCCTGGAGAGAACTTTCAACAATCCTCGAAGCGAAACTAGATGCAACAAGTCCGATTGTCAGTATAACTACCGCTACGAATACTTGAGGGATGTAGAACAATATCCTGCTCAAGAAGGCTGTAATCTGTGGCAGATTCAAGATATCTGATGCTGCCATGAGCGTTGCAATAATAATGAGCCACTTTGCGATTTCACCTAATGCCCCTGAAAGGAGTACATACTTTGATCCCGCGTGTAACTTTTCATTAATACCAGAGCGACCAATGAGGTCGTCTACTTTTGTCGCCTTAACAATTTTCCGCACAATACTTCCGATGAGAGACGCGATCAGGACGCCAAGTATGACGACAATGATTGCTCCCACCACCTGTGGGACATATACGATGAACTGGTACGCAACCTCTTGGACAGAGGTAAGCATAACATCACCGATATTTCTGAAATAACCGATTGTTGGATTCATATGCCGTTATTTATTTTATAAAGGCTCAATGTTTGATGCGATACTATACTGTACTCCCGTAGTAATTATACTCCTGGAAAAAGATAGGCAAGCAAGGTAAAATGCATAATAATGAAAAACAATACACCTAAGATAGTTGGAATTGTTGTTGCTATTGCAGTTGTTATTGCATCAGCCGCAGCGTGGGCAGTTGGAAGAAATGATGAAATGGGCCCGGTCAAT
It encodes the following:
- the ftsA gene encoding cell division protein FtsA; the protein is MSKIVACGIDIGTHQIKVMACERSVEDGRHVPRIIGTGFSESRGLRHGYIVNVQEITHGIREAIAQIQKHADVEIKKAFLGIGGVGLTSLVHQGSIMISRADGEITDLDVEKVLKVCEETLPSHHTINKRILHTIPISYKVDGKVILSRPQGLKGAKLEARVLFVSCVDQHLNDLVEALNNAGLEVEDVMASPLAASLVTLTKAQKIAGCVLANIGAETASIVVFENSVPISLEVFPIGGIDITHDIALGMRIPIDEAESIKRGKKEHNFPKKKLDDIIAARLTDIFELIEAHLKKIGKSGLLPAGVVLTGGSSGVTSIEDIARATLKLPARTAKSINIKNEKTVQDSFWSVAYGLCLFGINHESAESLGMRVFEPIRKGFIEWIRQFLP
- the ftsZ gene encoding cell division protein FtsZ, yielding MPQVKPEVEAFARIKVLGVGGSGKNALNHMINSKVKGVDFIAVNTDAQDLHNSLATKKIHIGKNVTKGLGAGMNPEVGKRAAEETQEEIRETIKGADMVFVAGGVGGGTFTGAGPVVARLAKEMGALTISVVTKPFTFEGQQRMRNADLGLEELRHAVDALVVIPNDKILAVIGKDTTAKNGFALCDEVLKQAVEGISDLITTPGFINVDFADIRAILENAGSALMGVGTATGEKRAEEAARAAINSPLIDLSIHGAKGVLFSIAGGDDLTMFEIQDAAKVITESVDPNAKVIFGTVFDTKLKKNEIKVTVIASGFPDSTPRKTLFSSATNAAINTNAGMPAPDDSDDRNKGRIFNSIFNNQSPSQASNAASQPFPSASSRIEKPVEKIEEKKPRIEDDEDDDWGAIPAFLRRSKVK
- a CDS encoding FAD-dependent oxidoreductase; protein product: MTLDLVIIGGGPAGVGAAVYAARKRLRTALVTPHFEGQSTVSEKIENWIGTPEISGAELSKQLQAHAKAYEGEWLEIIEKDKATYVTRKRGAFVVTTQEGKTLETHAVLIVTGSSRRKITVPGSDRFENKGIVYCASCDGPLFAGMDLMVIGGGNAAFETAMQLLSYATTVTIVHRSETFRADAITVEKVLSHPNIRIIKNAEIVEVKGTSFVESAIVKDVKTDIKKEIPVKGVFVEIGSVPNTDLAADIVKRDEYNRITINARNQRTSRAGIWAAGDCTDALFQQNNIAVGDAIKAVEDIFMWVKHHEHHKNSPESTHSESTEETQ